The Zalophus californianus isolate mZalCal1 chromosome 8, mZalCal1.pri.v2, whole genome shotgun sequence genome has a segment encoding these proteins:
- the ITPRIPL1 gene encoding inositol 1,4,5-trisphosphate receptor-interacting protein-like 1 isoform X1 — MTQGERNEDCEVTGEVGCHSWGLGLAAWPEERCPPGRSVLSAAGREPLGSAGHTWCPWWTDESDAEASMAVISLVFLAVMYVVHHPLMVSDRMDLDTLARSRQLEKRMSEEMRQLEIEFEERKRAAEQKQKAENFWRGDTSSDQLVLGKKDMGWPFQAGGQEGPLNWMLGNLWNAGLFCLFLIFELLRQNMQHEPAFDSSSDEEEEEVRVVPVTSYNWLTDFPSREALESFYKHSVQNVTRDLPCTCEFVESFVDDLIEACRVLSRREAHPQLEDCLGIGAAFEKWGTLHETQKFDILVPIVPPQGTMFVLEMRDPALGRRCGCVLVESECVCKREKLLGDVLCLVHHHRDHSAILSKCSSSIKVALCTGSHLDVCKTVQWFRNMVGNAWALVAHKYDFQLSLPPSTTSCKLRLDYRSGRFLSIRLVLGVQREDTLVYLVSQAPDQEQLTSVDWPESFAACEHLFLKLVGRFAPENTCHLKCLQIILSLRDLQSLPQGASRPVLTSYHFKTALMHLLLRLPLTDWQHSMLSQRLQDVLWFLGRGLQQRSLHHFLIGNTFLPLTIPIPKTFRNAEPVNLFQHLVLNPTAHSQAVEEFHHLLTQVKTLPCAPLAGAH, encoded by the exons ATGACACAGGGTGAGCGGAATGAGGATTGTGAAGTCACAGGGGAAGTGGGATGCCATAGCTGGGGTTTGGGGCTGGCTGCCTGGCCAGAGGAAAGGTGTCCCCCAGGCAGATCAGTGCTTTCTGCCGCTGGAAGGGAGCCTCTGGGATCAGCAGGGCACACCTGGTGCCCATGGTGGACTGATGAGTCGG ATGCAGAGGCCTCCATGGCTGTGATAAGCCTTGTGTTCCTGGCAGTGATGTATGTTGTTCACCACCCCCTGATGGTCAGTGACCGCATGGACCTGGACACACTAGCCAGAAGTAGGCAGCTGGAGAAGCGGATGAGCGAGGAGATGCGCCAGTTGGAGATAGAGTTTGAAGAGAGAAAGCGAGCAGCTGAGCagaagcagaaggcagagaacTTCTGGAGAGGAGACACATCCAGTGATCAGTTAGTGCTAGGGAAGAAAGACATGGGCTGGCCGTTCCAGGCTGGTGGCCAGGAGGGGCCACTGAACTGGATGCTGGGAAACCTGTGGAATGCTGGcctcttttgcctttttctcatctttgagCTCCTGCGACAGAACATGCAGCATGAGCCGGCCTTTGATTCCAGCAgcgatgaggaggaggaggaagtccGTGTTGTGCCTGTCACCTCCTACAACTGGCTTACTGACTTCCCCTCGAGGGAGGCCCTGGAATCCTTTTACAAACACTCTGTCCAGAATGTCACCCGTGATCTGCCCTGCACCTGCGAGTTCGTGGAGAGCTTCGTGGACGACCTCATTGAGGCCTGTCGGGTGCTCAGCCGCCGGGAGGCTCACCCACAGCTGGAGGACTGCCTGGGCATTGGGGCTGCCTTTGAGAAATGGGGAACCCTCCACGAGACCCAGAAATTTGATATTCTGGTGCCCATTGTTCCCCCGCAGGGCACTATGTTTGTGCTGGAGATGAGGGATCCGGCCCTAGGCCGCCGCTGTGGCTGTGTGCTGGTGGAGTCGGAATGCGTGTGCAAGCGTGAGAAGCTTCTGGGGGACGTGCTGTGCCTGGTGCACCACCACAGGGATCACTCGGCCATCTTGAGCAAGTGTAGCAGCTCCATCAAGGTGGCTCTCTGCACCGGCTCCCACCTGGACGTGTGCAAGACGGTACAGTGGTTTCGGAACATGGTGGGCAATGCCTGGGCCCTTGTGGCCCACAAGTATGACTTTCAGCTCAGCCTCCCACCGTCTACCACCTCCTGCAAGCTCAGGCTGGACTACCGCTCAGGCCGCTTTCTCTCGATCCGCTTGGTCCTGGGGGTGCAACGGGAAGACACCTTGGTCTATCTGGTGAGTCAGGCTCCTGACCAGGAACAGCTCACCAGCGTGGACTGGCCCGAGTCCTTTGCAGCCTGTGAACACTTGTTCCTGAAGCTGGTAGGGCGTTTTGCTCCAGAGAACACCTGTCACCTCAAGTGCCTCCAGATCATCTTAAGTCTCCGGGACCTTCAGAGCTTACCCCAGGGAGCATCCCGTCCTGTCCTCACCTCTTACCACTTCAAAACAGCCCTCATGCACCTGTTGCTGCGGCTGCCTCTAACGGACTGGCAGCACAGCATGCTCTCCCAGCGGCTCCAGGACGTCCTTTGGTTCTTGGGCCGCGGCCTCCAGCAGAGGTCCCTCCACCATTTCCTCATTGGTAACACCTTCCTGCCCCTGACCATCCCGATCCCCAAGACATTTCGGAATGCTGAGCCCGTCAATCTCTTCCAACACCTGGTGCTAAACCCCACGGCGCACTCGCAGGCAGTGGAAGAATTCCACCACCTTCTGACCCAAGTGAAAACCCTACCCTGTGCCCCGTTGGCTGGGGCACATTAA
- the ITPRIPL1 gene encoding inositol 1,4,5-trisphosphate receptor-interacting protein-like 1 isoform X2 codes for MAVISLVFLAVMYVVHHPLMVSDRMDLDTLARSRQLEKRMSEEMRQLEIEFEERKRAAEQKQKAENFWRGDTSSDQLVLGKKDMGWPFQAGGQEGPLNWMLGNLWNAGLFCLFLIFELLRQNMQHEPAFDSSSDEEEEEVRVVPVTSYNWLTDFPSREALESFYKHSVQNVTRDLPCTCEFVESFVDDLIEACRVLSRREAHPQLEDCLGIGAAFEKWGTLHETQKFDILVPIVPPQGTMFVLEMRDPALGRRCGCVLVESECVCKREKLLGDVLCLVHHHRDHSAILSKCSSSIKVALCTGSHLDVCKTVQWFRNMVGNAWALVAHKYDFQLSLPPSTTSCKLRLDYRSGRFLSIRLVLGVQREDTLVYLVSQAPDQEQLTSVDWPESFAACEHLFLKLVGRFAPENTCHLKCLQIILSLRDLQSLPQGASRPVLTSYHFKTALMHLLLRLPLTDWQHSMLSQRLQDVLWFLGRGLQQRSLHHFLIGNTFLPLTIPIPKTFRNAEPVNLFQHLVLNPTAHSQAVEEFHHLLTQVKTLPCAPLAGAH; via the coding sequence ATGGCTGTGATAAGCCTTGTGTTCCTGGCAGTGATGTATGTTGTTCACCACCCCCTGATGGTCAGTGACCGCATGGACCTGGACACACTAGCCAGAAGTAGGCAGCTGGAGAAGCGGATGAGCGAGGAGATGCGCCAGTTGGAGATAGAGTTTGAAGAGAGAAAGCGAGCAGCTGAGCagaagcagaaggcagagaacTTCTGGAGAGGAGACACATCCAGTGATCAGTTAGTGCTAGGGAAGAAAGACATGGGCTGGCCGTTCCAGGCTGGTGGCCAGGAGGGGCCACTGAACTGGATGCTGGGAAACCTGTGGAATGCTGGcctcttttgcctttttctcatctttgagCTCCTGCGACAGAACATGCAGCATGAGCCGGCCTTTGATTCCAGCAgcgatgaggaggaggaggaagtccGTGTTGTGCCTGTCACCTCCTACAACTGGCTTACTGACTTCCCCTCGAGGGAGGCCCTGGAATCCTTTTACAAACACTCTGTCCAGAATGTCACCCGTGATCTGCCCTGCACCTGCGAGTTCGTGGAGAGCTTCGTGGACGACCTCATTGAGGCCTGTCGGGTGCTCAGCCGCCGGGAGGCTCACCCACAGCTGGAGGACTGCCTGGGCATTGGGGCTGCCTTTGAGAAATGGGGAACCCTCCACGAGACCCAGAAATTTGATATTCTGGTGCCCATTGTTCCCCCGCAGGGCACTATGTTTGTGCTGGAGATGAGGGATCCGGCCCTAGGCCGCCGCTGTGGCTGTGTGCTGGTGGAGTCGGAATGCGTGTGCAAGCGTGAGAAGCTTCTGGGGGACGTGCTGTGCCTGGTGCACCACCACAGGGATCACTCGGCCATCTTGAGCAAGTGTAGCAGCTCCATCAAGGTGGCTCTCTGCACCGGCTCCCACCTGGACGTGTGCAAGACGGTACAGTGGTTTCGGAACATGGTGGGCAATGCCTGGGCCCTTGTGGCCCACAAGTATGACTTTCAGCTCAGCCTCCCACCGTCTACCACCTCCTGCAAGCTCAGGCTGGACTACCGCTCAGGCCGCTTTCTCTCGATCCGCTTGGTCCTGGGGGTGCAACGGGAAGACACCTTGGTCTATCTGGTGAGTCAGGCTCCTGACCAGGAACAGCTCACCAGCGTGGACTGGCCCGAGTCCTTTGCAGCCTGTGAACACTTGTTCCTGAAGCTGGTAGGGCGTTTTGCTCCAGAGAACACCTGTCACCTCAAGTGCCTCCAGATCATCTTAAGTCTCCGGGACCTTCAGAGCTTACCCCAGGGAGCATCCCGTCCTGTCCTCACCTCTTACCACTTCAAAACAGCCCTCATGCACCTGTTGCTGCGGCTGCCTCTAACGGACTGGCAGCACAGCATGCTCTCCCAGCGGCTCCAGGACGTCCTTTGGTTCTTGGGCCGCGGCCTCCAGCAGAGGTCCCTCCACCATTTCCTCATTGGTAACACCTTCCTGCCCCTGACCATCCCGATCCCCAAGACATTTCGGAATGCTGAGCCCGTCAATCTCTTCCAACACCTGGTGCTAAACCCCACGGCGCACTCGCAGGCAGTGGAAGAATTCCACCACCTTCTGACCCAAGTGAAAACCCTACCCTGTGCCCCGTTGGCTGGGGCACATTAA
- the NCAPH gene encoding condensin complex subunit 2, with product MGPPCPEIRGHPHSASSPSERVFSMSLPRKAPLNTPGTPVLEDFPQNDDEKERLQRRRSRVLDLQFSADSPHLLASPSSRNIDTSATVPKFTNTQITEHYSTCIKLSTENKITTKNAFGLHLIDFMSEILKQKDTEPTNFKVAAGTLDASTKIYAVRVDAVHADVYRVLGGLGKDASSPEEVESHDADGRATETGTTQKAQKPKKKHSYKTIEQNVNNLNVSEADRKCEVDPMFQKTAASFDECSTAGVFLSTLHCHDYRSELLFPSDVQTLSTEEPLELPDLGWVEMTDLKAPMQQCVEDGQICPSLAGFQFTKWDSETHNESVSALVDKFKKNEQVFDISAEVEESDCEDFPDGPVEDDFDANDEPEHSAAGDHTEFRSWKEPCHAQSCPEEMIPLGDGDIRTMCPLLSMKPGEYSYFSPRTMSMWAGPDHWRFRPRLKHDASSKSENKKKSIKKDFELDFDDDIDFDVYFKKTKASTVLAKSTLENQNWRATTLPTDFLYETDHLVQLHLKPGTRLLKMAQGQRAGTEHYEEIGDYDYNNPNDTSNFCPGLQAADSDYEESDDLFVGPGGTFDLTSCHPPKTVQENGDVPEVQGLDITTYGESNLVAEPQKVNKIEMHYAKTAKRMDMKKLKQSMWSLLTKSSKQADTETNHSETGKEEDPVKVADEKMLSGLTKDLQKSLPPLMAQNLSIPLAFACLLHLANEKNLKLEGIEDLSDILVRQGD from the exons ATGGGACCTCCCTGCCCAG AAATCCGTGGGCACCCCCACAGCGCCTCCTCACCTTCAGAACGGGTGTTCTCCATGTCCCTGCCCCGGAAGGCCCCTCTCAATACTCCTGGCACCCCCGTCCTTGAAGACTTTCCCCAGAATGATGACGAAAAGGAGCGGCTGCAGCGGCGGCGCTCGCGAGTCCTGGACCTGCAGTTCAGCGCAGACTCGCCTCACCTGCTGGCCTCCCCGTCCAGTAG gAATATTGACACTTCAGCCACGGTTCCTAAGTTTACAAACACACAGATTACAGAACATTACTCCACCTGTATCAAGCTGTCCACTGAAAAT AAAATCACGACCAAGAATGCTTTTGGCTTGCACTTGATTGATTTCATGTCAGAGATTCTTAAACAGAAAGACACCGAACCGACCAACTTTAAA GTGGCTGCTGGCACTCTGGACGCCAGCACGAAGATCTATGCAGTGCGCGTGGATGCGGTCCATGCTGATGTCTACAGAGTCCTTGGGGGGCTGGGCAAAGACGCATCCTCTCCAGAAGAAGTAGAGAGCCATGATGCAG ATGGAAGGGCTACTGAAACAGGAACAACCCAAAAGGCTCAAAAGCCAAAGAAGAAACACTCCTACAAAACCATCGAGCAGAATGTAAACAACCTCAATGTCTCTGAAGCCGATCGGAAGTGTGAG GTCGATCCCATGTTTCAGAAGACAGCAGCCTCCTTTGACGAGTGCAGCACAGCAGGGGTGTTTCTCTCGACCCTCCACTGCCACGACTATAGAAGTGAGTTGCTCTTTCCTTCTGACGTGCAGACTCTGTCCACCGAAGAACCCCTGGAGCTGCCAGATTTAGGCTGGGTGGAAATGACAGATTTAAAAG CACCCATGCAGCAGTGTGTGGAGGACGGCCAGATCTGTCCCTCCCTGGCCGGGTTCCAGTTCACGAAATGGGACAGTGAGACACATAATGAG TCTGTCTCTGCCCTGGTAGACAAGTTCAAGAAAAACGAGCAGGTGTTTGACATCAGCGCCGAGGTAGAGGAGAGTGACTGCGAGGACTTCCCTGATGGGCCCGTGGAGGACGACTTTGATGCGAACGATGAACCTGAGCACAGCGCCGCCGGGGATCACACCGAGTTCAGGAGCTGGAAGGAGCCCTGCCACGCTCAAAGCTGCCC GGAAGAAATGATTCCCCTTGGGGATGGAGACATTAGGACCATGTGCCCCCTTCTGTCCATGAAACCTGGAGAATATTCCTATTTTAGTCCTCGTACCATGTCGATGTGGGCTGGCCCGGATCACTGGCGCTTTAGACCCCGACTCAAAC ATGATGCTTCCTccaaatcagagaacaaaaagaagagtATAAAGAAAGATTTTGAATTAGACTTTGATGATGATATTGACTttgatgtgtattttaaaaaaacaaag GCTTCTACTGTTCTGGCCAAGTCCACTTTGGAGAACCAGAATTGGAGAGCCACCACTCTTCCCACGGATTTCCTCTATGAGACTGATCATCTTGTCCAGCTGCATCTCAAACCAGGCACCAGG ttACTTAAGATGGCCCAAGGCCAGAGAGCAGGAACTGAACATTATGAAGAAATTGGAGACTATGATTATAACAATCCTAACGACACCTCCAACTTTTGTCCTGGATTACAg GCTGCTGACAGTGATTATGAAGAGTCGGATGACTTATTTGTGGGACCAGGTGGCACCTTTGACCTCACATCCTGCCATCCACCTAAGACAGTACAAGAGAATGGTGACGTGCCTGAAGTCCAAGGATTGGACATCACCACTTATGGGGAGTCAAATCTGGTAGCTGAGCCTCAGAAG gtaaataaaattgaaatgcaTTATGCCAAGACTGCCAAAAGGATGGACATGAAGAAGTTGAAGCAGAGCATGTGGAGTTTGCTGACAAAGTCCTCCAAGCAAGCAGACACAGAG ACAAACCACAGTGAAACTGGCAAAGAAGAGGACCCGGTGAAGGTGGCTGATGAGAAGATGCTCAGCGGGCTCACAAAGGACCTGCAGAAGAG CCTGCCTCCTCTCATGGCTCAGAACCTCTCTATACCTCTGGCCTTTGCCTGTCTCCTACATTTAGCCAATGAAAAG